In Phycisphaerae bacterium RAS2, the DNA window ACCCGAAAAACTCCGACGTGGTCTACTCGCTCGACACGTTCATGCATCGCACCGAGGACGGCGGCAAGACCTTTCGCCGCGTCCCCAACACCGACCGCCACGTCGATGATCACGCCCTGTGGATCGACCCGAACGACACCAACTACCTGCTGGTCGGCTGCGACGGCGGCGTTTACGAGAGCTTCGACCGCGGCGACACGTGGCATTACAAACACAACCTGCCCGTCACGCAGTTCTACCGCGTCGCCGTCGATAATTCGACGCCTTTCTATTACATCTACGGCGGCACGCAGGACAACAACACCATGGGCGGCCCCTCGCGCACCTTCGAGCGCGCCGGCATCACCAATGAGCACTGGTTCGTCACCGTCGGCGGCGACGGCTTCGTCACGCGCGTCGACACCGAGGATCCCAACATCGTCTACAGCCTCTGGCAATACGGCGGACTTGTGCGCCACGACCGCAAAAGCGGCCAGACCATCGACATCCGCCCGCGCGAAGCCCCCGGCCAGCCGCCGCTGCGCTTCAACTGGGACTCGCCGCTGATCATCAGCGCGTTCGATCACAAGCGGCTGTACTTCGCGGCGAACATCCTGTTCCGCTCCGATGACCAGGGCAACGCGTGGAAAGCGATCAGCCCCGACCTCACGCGTCAGATCGACCGCAACAAGCTCAAGGTCATGGGCCGCGTCCAGGCCGCCGACGCCGTCGCTAAGCACGCATCCACGTCCTTCTACGGCAACATCGTCTCGCTCTGCGAATCGCCGAAGGATGAAAAGACGCTCTACGTTGGCACCGACGACGGCCTCGTACAAGTCACGCAGGACGGCGGTGACACCTGGCAGAAGATCGAGCGCTTCCCCGGCGTGCCGGAGATGTCTTACGTGAGCTGCCTGGTCGCATCGATGCACGAAACCGGCACGATCTACGCCGCGTTCGACAATCACAAGAACGGCGACTTCAAGCCGTACATGCTGCGCAGCCCGGATCGCGGCAAGAACTGGGTCAACGTCGCGGGCGACTTGCCCGAGCGCAACATCGTTTATAGCATCGCCGAAGATCACGAGAACCCGCAGATGCTCTTCGCCGGGACCGAGTTCGGCGTGTATGTGACACTCGACGGCGGTACAAAATGGCTCAAGCTCAAGGGCGACCTGCCCACAATCGCCATTCGCGATGTCGCCGTGCAGCACCGCGAGAACGACCTCGCCCTCGCCAGCTTCGGCCGCGGGCTCTTCATTCTCGACGACTACTCGCCGCTGCGAAGCTGCACACCTGAGACTCTCGGCAAGGACGCGCACATCTTCCCCGTCAAACCCGCACTGCGCTACATCCCCTCCAGCCGGCTCGGCGGGTTGAAGGGCCGCGGCTGGATGGGTGCGTCGTACTTCGCCGCACCCAACCCGCCCTTCGGCGCGGTCTTCACGTACTACCTCAAGGAGAAAATCACGTCGCGCAAGGAGAAGCGCAAGGAGGCGGAGAAGAAAGCCCTCAAGGACAGCAAAGACGCTCCCCTGCCGACGATTGACGACCTCCGCGCCGAGGATCAGGAAAAAGAGCCGCAGGTCTTCATGGTCATTCAGGACAGCGCCGGCAAAACCCTCCGCCGCATCCCCTGCAAGCGTGAAAAGGGCATCCAGCGCGCCGCCTGGGACCTGCGTTATCCTTCGGCTCGGCCAGTCAGTCTCTCGGGCGGGCCGGACCTCGATCCGTGGGACATCCAACCCGCCGGGCCGCTCGCGCTGCCGGGTCAGTACACCGCGACGCTCGTGAAGGAAGTGGACGGCGCGGTCTCGACGCTGGCCGGGCCACAGGCGTTCACCGTTGTCGCGATGGACAATGCGACATTTATTGATCCGAACCAGCCCGAACTGATTGCCTTCAAGCGGAAGTTCTCCCGCCTGCAGCGCGCCGTGCAGGGCGCTTCCCGTGCTGCCTCCGAGGCCGACACGCGCCTGCAACACCTCCGCAAGGCCGTCGCCGAGACGCCCGACGCCGATCCGGCCCTGATGGCCGACGTGCGGACGATGGACCTGCGGCTGAAGGGACTCGTCACGAAGCTCCGCGGCGATTCCACGCTCGGCAAGCGAAACGAGCCGACACCAACGTCTATCAACGAGCGCGTCGAAGATGCCGCGAACAGCCTTTGGTATGCCACCAGCCCGCCAACACAGACGCAGCGCGACGCCTACCGATTCGCCGGCGAAGAGTTCACCCCGCTGCTGGCCGACCTGACGAAGCTCATCGAGACCGACCTCCCCGCGCTGGAGGCGAAGCTCGAAGCCGCCGGCGCCCCGTGGACCCCGGGCCGCGTGCCGAAGTGGACGACGGAGGAGTAAGCGTTAAGTTTGCAGCAGGACTCACTCGCATGTATGCGAAGGAGATCACGAGACTTGGGCGCGGCCACTCCGACAGAATTGGGGCGCGATTAGTCGCGCTTTCAAAGTAGTTACCCTTGCGCCTGCCTAAGGAATCAACAGGCCCAAGAACCCCCGCACATCCAGGCCGTCCACGTTGCCGTCCGGCTGCATGTCGCCCCGCAGAATGTCGCAACCGGGATACGCGATGGCGTAACCGGCCGGGTCGAGCAACGCAAGAACGAGCGCGTCCATGTCCAACAAATCCATTGTGCAGTCACAATTCAAATCGCCGGTTGTCGGACATGGTGTCGTAATCACAAAAGTGTAGGCCGCGCCGGAATTGGAGGCGCTGTTGTCGGTCTGATTGCCGTTCACGCCGGTGGCGTTACTGTCCTCATCGTTAGCCCCAACCACCAAGGTGTCGCCGCTGATGGCCACAGATTGACCGAAAACGTCGCCCGCACCTGTGTTCGCAGCTTTGATGTAAGCGTGATGACTCCATACTCCGCCCGCGCGGCTGAAGAGATAAGCCGCACCGGAATTTATCGCGCTGTTGTCGGCCTGATTACCATCGATGCCCGTAGCGTTGCTGTCTTCCCAACGTGCACCAATTGCGAGCCTGTCGCCATCAACAGCCACCGAGTAGCCAAAGAGATCGCTTGCTCCTGTGTTGGAAGCTTTAATGTAAGCCTGCTGACTCCAGACTCCACCGTTTCGGACATATACGTAGGCCGCACCGGAATCCCCGGCACTGTTGTCGCCTTGATTTCCGTCCACGCCCGTGGCGTTGCTGTCCTCCAGGTACGCACCCACTGCCACCGTGTCATTGTCCGCAGCCACCGACCAGCCGAATTGGTCACCTGCCCCGGTGTTCGATGCCTTCACATACGCTTGCTGGCTCCAGACTCCTCCGTTTCGGACAAGGATGAACGCCGCTCCGGAATTGGAAGCGCTGTTGTCGGATTGATTGCCGCCGATACCAGTCGCGATGCTGTCTTCGTTTTGCGCTCCGACCACGATCGTGTCGTCGCTTGCAGCAACGGAGTAGCCAAACTGGTCGCTTGCTCCGGTATTTGAAGCCTTGACGTACGCTTGCTGGCTCCAATTCTCGCCACTGCGGGCATACACGTAGACTGCGCCGGAATCGCCGGTGCCGTTGTCGGCCTGATTGCCGTTCACGCCTGTAGCGCTGCTGTCCTCAAACGGTGCTCCGACTAACACCGTTTCGCCGTCTGCAGCCACCGAGTAACCGTACTGGTCACTTGCACCGGTGTTCGAAGCCTTGAGGTAGGCCTGTTGGCTCCAAGAAGTGCCGCTTCGGAAAAAGACATAAGCCGCACCAGAATCGCTGGCGCTGTTGTTAGCTTGATTACCATTTACTCCTGTGGCATTGCTGTCCTCATTAGGTGCTCCGATCACTACCGTGTCACCATTGACGGCCACAGTCCACCCGAATCGATCGCCCGCCCCGCTGTTGGAGGCCTTCAGGTACGCCTGTTGGCTCCATTCACCACTGATATTGCGAACAAAAACGTAAGCGGCTCCGGAGTCGCCGGCGCTGTTGTCGGCTTGATTTCCGTTTACGCCTGTAGCGCTGCTGTCTTCGCTCCACGCCCCGACGATCACCGTTTCGCCACTAACTGCCACCGACCGTCCAAACAAGTCACTCGCCCCTGTGTTCGACGCCTTGAGGTATGCTTGCTGGGCAATGGGGTCGATGGTGAGGGGATACACCGCGCCCCAATCGTCGACCATCAGCCGAAGCCGATGCCGGCCAACCGAGTCGGTCGCACCGGTAAGTCGAAGATTCGCTGTGGCAAGCGGGTCTTGATCGACAGAGATGCACGAGCTTACTCCGAATGGGCTGTTGTCGCCCGCCGCCTCGAACCACGCCGGCACCGCCGCACCTGTCGCGTCGAACACCGTCAGTCCGCTGTAATTCACCACCGGCGCGCCGGCCTCGTTGACGAACGTAACATTTCGCCCGTTAGTGCTCACTCGCGGTGCAAGACCGCCGCGCACCGCCAGCGTAAACGCCAACGGCCCTTCCAACGAGCCATGGGCTGCAGCCCGCGCGAATCTGCCGCGCGGCGCGGACGCCCCGACACGAAATCCGTCCGGTCGCTGGTGCACCGTGTACCCGTGCTCCAGCCCGCGACGGTCGTTGATGTACCACTCTGTCAGCGTGTCGCCCCACTGGTACTCGACGCGACCGCCGTCTGCCTGAACACATACGGGTAAGAAACCCGCTCCCTCATGGTCGCGGCGCAGTTCATCCGTGACCTCTTGTTGATGCGCGCGACTCTGTATGCCCGCGCGTCCGAAATCGACGAGCTCCAGCCCCCATGACCAGGCGCTCGCGTCGGGCGTTGTGCTAAACCCGCGTCCGTCGAAATGGGTCCGCCATTGCTGACCGGGGTTGCGCGCCACATAGCCGCACTCGGCCGCAAAGGCCTCATGCCGCTTCGCCTCATACGCCGCGAGGATGCCCGACCAATCCGAGGCGGACAGCCCCTCGGATACCTGATCGACTTCAGCCATCGCGGGCGAGGCCGACAGCAGCAGCGCCAGAACTCCCAATAGACACCACGGTAAGCGGGCGCGGGCCGTGGCAAGAGGGTGTGGGCAAACAGCATACTGAAGATGGAGAATGGGCTGCATGGACCGGCTCCGGTGTGCCTGGAGGAATGGCGGCCCGACCATCCGCGGAAACCTGCAGACGCTACGAGCGGCCTGCACCCTTGAAAGTTAATTTCGGATTTGATCGCGAGTGTACACAAAAAGGCGCAGTCAAATCAAGCAATTCGACAACACTTGGCCAAAAGTCTCGTTCATGGCATGGGGACAACACTGCGCACAAGGCAAGTCAATTGCGCATTGAGGGCAATCGGCCAGTCAACAATCGAGAAACTATCGCAAGTGCGCGAGTTTCAAGAGTTTGTGAACTGCCTGCAAAATGAAACGGAGAGGGGGGGATTCGAACCCCCGGTACGGTTTGACCCGTACACATGCTTTCCAAGCATGCACCTTCAGCCACTCGGACACCTCTCCAGGTGGTTGCTGCCGCCCTATTGTCCGGTGCGGCCGGGGGGCGTCAAGCTGCGGCACGGCCACGCACCCGCGCGGCTTGCCGTTTGGCGGGGTCGCGGCGAATCTCGTACAATCCCAGCCTGTGAACGCGCGACCGATTCGAAATCGCGCGAGCGCATCTCACGCGGCGACACCCTCGACCCGCGGGCAATCGGAGGCGACATGGTCACCATCGGCATGAACTACAAAGTCATCCCCGGCAAGGAAGGCGTCTTCGAGACAGCCTTTCGCAACGTCATCAAGGCCATGGCCGGCATCGCGGGCCACACCGCCACGCGCATGTGCCGCGATATCGACGATCCGCAGTCGTACGTGATCCTCTCCGACTGGAGCGACCGCGCGGCGTTCGAGGGCTTCATCGGGTCCGACGCATTCCGCGCTGTCGCCAACTGGGGCAAGGAGCAGATTCTCGCCGGTCGCCCGTCGCACAACTACTACGAGCATTGACGCCGCCCTGACGTAGCCGCCGGCCGGCGCGGCAGAAGCGTCGCGCGGCCGCTTGCGCAAGCCATGCCATCGCCCGCACCCACCGCCGCCGCCGATCGCGCCCGGTCAACCCTTCGCACAAGCCGGCCCTATCTGCGCACGCCGCTGCGCATTTACCTCATCGTCATGCTGCCGATCTGCGCCCTGCAGGGATTCCTGCTGATCAATCCGACGCCGCTGTGGATGAAGGGCACGGCCGCGCTGGTCGTGCTGCTGACGGTTCACGGATTTGTGCGCGGCTATGTCCGGCGGCTGGTGCTGACGGCGGAGGGCGCGCGGCTCGTGACGCTGACGCGCACGATCGCCCTGCCCTGGAATCGCGTCAAAAAGTATGGTGTCTATATTCCGGGCGGCGGGCTCGGCGCGGTGGAGTATTTCTACCTCACGACGCACGATCGACCGCCGGATGGAAAATGGGAAATCGACGCGAACACGATTCAGATTCAGGCGCGCGACGGGCTGATCGAGACCGTCGACGCGCTTCTCGCGGCGCACCGTGCTCAAGCCGCCGAATCAGCCGCCGGAGGATGACGGCTCTTTCTTCGGCGCTTCGCCGCTCGCCGCCCCGTCCTTCGACGCGTCGCCTGTGGCCGACTGGGCGCTCGCCGCTCCGTCCTTTGGCGCCTCGCCCTTCCCCGACGCGCCGGGCCTGTCCCGACCGCCCGGGCCGCGCATGCTGCCCATCTGCTGTTCGAGCTTTGTTTTCTGCTCTTCGGTCAGGAGCAGGCCCACGTCGTCGTACAGCTTCTTCACGGCCGCGTCCGCCTCGCGCCCACCACGGCGGCTCTGCTTGCTCGATTCAAAATACGCCTTGAACAACGCGTCGATGTCGTTCTTCTGCTGGCTGCTCAAACCCGGCAATCGCTCAACGAGGGCTTTCAGCGCCTGCGGGCTGCGCGCAGCCATCGACATCTTTCGATTGCGGTCGCCGCCGTACATTTGCCAGTACGCCGAGAACTTCTGCCGTTGCTCGCCGCGCATCATGCCCTCGAGGTTCGTGTGCAGCTCGGCCTTCGCCGCCTCAACCTGCTCGGTCAGCGGCCGCATCAGTTCGTCGTTCTTCGCGCGGATGGCCTTCAGCTCGTCCAGCAGCGCCGTCATCTTCGCCTCGTCCTTCGTCTCCTGCGCCGCTTTCATCTCCTCGCGGATTCCATGCAACCGCTGCAAGCTCTCATCCGTCGGCCGGTATTTCTGACGAAGGTCCTTCTGCATCGCCTGGAAGTTCGTGACCAACTGGATCACCTGAGCCTTTTGCGTGTCATCCAGCTCCAGCCGGGTCGCCATGTCGTCGGCCACCAGCCCCGGATCGGCTCGGCCGATCTCCTTGAACCGCGGGCGCTCGCCGCGTTCCCGCTTCGGCTTGTTGGGGACAACAACTTCCTTGCCTTCTTCGGCAGGCGGGGTGTTTTGCGCGAAGACCCCCGAACCCAGAACCAACACCGACGCCAGACTCATGATGGTGAATCGAACCGACATGGTTTGCTGTCTCCGTTTCTTTGATAAGTGCAGTCCGTGCACTATGATGAACGCAATCGCCGCCCGATGACAACGGGGCAGACCTCACAGGATTGTAACGACGCCATGCACGTTCGTATTTCTCAAACTGCCGGTTTTGTCGGCCAAGGTCCAATGGCCTCACACGCGCCTAACTTCCTGTATCATCCCATTTTACACGCCTGCCGGGGTTCGGACGCATGTATTTCCTAGTCATTCTTGCGTTCGCCCTTGTCTTGAGCGGCAACCTCCCCATCGCGGAGCTTCAGTTCATCAAAGGGGGTGCTTCGCTTTCTGATGCCTTGCCGGCTGCCCTTCCGGCGATCGGTTGCGTGGTGGTTTCGCTGGGTGCGGCGCTCCTTGCGCGGCGATGGGTGAGCGCAGCGAAGCATCATGACGTCGGCCACGCCGATGACGGCGCGGCGAGGCTTTCTCGCGCGGGGTTCGGCCTCTCTCTCGTTCACGGCGTTCTGCTTTGCACTCTGCTGCTCGCAACACCTTGGCCTCGTTTTCTGCGCGGGCCGTTAGGGCTGGACCGATGGCCGCTGGCCGACGAGTTGGTCATGCTCGCGCCGTTCTTTGCCTCGGTTCTCATTCAGTGGGTCGTGTTCTTCCCGGTGGAACGCGCCTTTCGCCACGCGGCGGTGCACGCTGCCGATTCAAACGACGAGGCCGCCTCGCATGGGCCCGAGCCGGAGGTCGCGCTCGGCGCTTATCTGCTCGACAAATGTCGCCACCAGATTCTCGTCATCGCCGCGCCAATGATCCTGATCGTCTTCGTGAAGCACTTTACCGAGGCGATCAAGCCGAATCAGCCGGATGGTTCCTTTCTCCCATCGCCGCTATTGAGTGCGTGGCTCCCAGTGAAACTCCACGGCTACGCCGC includes these proteins:
- the xghA gene encoding Xyloglucanase Xgh74A precursor, with amino-acid sequence MFAAFPLVISLLLSTSADAPAATTNPAASQPTEKAELTADTAAGLKFRCVGPALSSGRVGDFAVHPENRSTYYVAVASGGVWKTTNSGTTWKPIFDGEGSYSIGCITLDPSNPNVVWVGSGENNSQRSVSFGDGVYRSRDGGQSWQNMGLKESEHIGRIVVHPKDSNTVWVAAQGPLWSAGGDRGVFKTTDGGATWKRVLFVSHDTGANEVHLDPRDPNTLYATAYQRRRHVWTLVDGGPESAIYKSTDGGETWRKINKGLPDVDLGRIGLAISPANPDIVYAIVEAAEDKSGVFRSTDRGETWEKRSDYIATSPMYYNEIVADPKNSDVVYSLDTFMHRTEDGGKTFRRVPNTDRHVDDHALWIDPNDTNYLLVGCDGGVYESFDRGDTWHYKHNLPVTQFYRVAVDNSTPFYYIYGGTQDNNTMGGPSRTFERAGITNEHWFVTVGGDGFVTRVDTEDPNIVYSLWQYGGLVRHDRKSGQTIDIRPREAPGQPPLRFNWDSPLIISAFDHKRLYFAANILFRSDDQGNAWKAISPDLTRQIDRNKLKVMGRVQAADAVAKHASTSFYGNIVSLCESPKDEKTLYVGTDDGLVQVTQDGGDTWQKIERFPGVPEMSYVSCLVASMHETGTIYAAFDNHKNGDFKPYMLRSPDRGKNWVNVAGDLPERNIVYSIAEDHENPQMLFAGTEFGVYVTLDGGTKWLKLKGDLPTIAIRDVAVQHRENDLALASFGRGLFILDDYSPLRSCTPETLGKDAHIFPVKPALRYIPSSRLGGLKGRGWMGASYFAAPNPPFGAVFTYYLKEKITSRKEKRKEAEKKALKDSKDAPLPTIDDLRAEDQEKEPQVFMVIQDSAGKTLRRIPCKREKGIQRAAWDLRYPSARPVSLSGGPDLDPWDIQPAGPLALPGQYTATLVKEVDGAVSTLAGPQAFTVVAMDNATFIDPNQPELIAFKRKFSRLQRAVQGASRAASEADTRLQHLRKAVAETPDADPALMADVRTMDLRLKGLVTKLRGDSTLGKRNEPTPTSINERVEDAANSLWYATSPPTQTQRDAYRFAGEEFTPLLADLTKLIETDLPALEAKLEAAGAPWTPGRVPKWTTEE